Proteins found in one Syngnathus acus chromosome 9, fSynAcu1.2, whole genome shotgun sequence genomic segment:
- the LOC119126922 gene encoding volume-regulated anion channel subunit LRRC8A: protein MIPITELRYFVDTQPAYRILKPWWDVFTDYISIVMLMISVFGGTLQVTQDKMICLPCKWVVDKTCKKNLNSSFIAPLSWEPKGIQYDLDRHQYNYVDAVCYETRLHWFAKYFPYLVLLHTLIFLACSNFWFKFPRTSSKLEHFVSILLKCFDSPWTTRALSETVVEESDPKPMKMNGSMEHKESVVSEDVEASVPMLQRTKTRLEQGIVDRTDTGVLDKKEGEQAKALFEKVKKFRIHVEEGDIVYRLYIRQTIIKVIKFILIICYTGYYVNDIKFSVDCHVDIQSLTGYNVYRCAHPLATLFKILACFYISLVVVYGFICMYTLCWMLRRSLKKYSFESIREESSYSDIPDVKNDFAFMLHMIDQYDPLYSKRFAVFLSEVSENKLRQLNLNNEWTLDKLRQRITKNSQEKLELHLFMLSGIPDTVFDLMELEVLKLELIPDVTIPPIIAQLVNLREMWLYHTPAKIEAPALAFLRENLKSLHIKFTDIKEIPLWIYSLKNLSELHLTGNLSAENNRYIVIDGLRELKRLKVLRLKSNLTKLPQVVTDVGMHLQKLSVNNEGTKLMVLNSLKKMVNLTELELIRCDLERIPHSIFSLHNLQEIDLKDNNLKTIEEIISFQHLHRLVCLKLWYNQIAYIPIQIGTLINLEKLYLNRNKIGKIPGQLFYCRKLRFLDLSHNNLTNIPADIGSLQNLQYLAVTANRIESLPNELFQCKKLRTLNLGNNCLQSLPSRFGELTGLTQLELRGNRLECLPVELAECRQLKRTGLVVEEDLFNTLPTEVKEQLWRTDKEQI from the exons ATGATCCCCATCACTGAACTGCGGTACTTTGTGGACACCCAGCCAGCCTACCGCATCCTGAAACCATGGTGGGACGTGTTCACGGACTACATTTCCATCGTTATGCTCATGATCTCGGTGTTCGGTGGGACTCTGCAGGTCACCCAGGACAAGATGATCTGCTTGCCCTGCAAGTGGGTGGTGGATAAGACCTGCAAGAAGAACTTGAATTCCTCATTCATCGCACCTTTGTCGTGGGAGCCCAAAGGAATCCAATACGATTTGGACCGCCACCAGTACAACTATGTCGATGCCGTGTGCTACGAGACTAGATTACACTGGTTTGCCAAATATTTCCCCTACCTGGTGTTACTCCATACCCTTATTTTCTTAGCCTGCAGCAACTTTTGGTTTAAGTTTCCCCGCACCAGCTCCAAACTCGAGCACTTTGTGTCCATCTTACTCAAGTGCTTCGACTCGCCGTGGACCACCAGAGCTCTTTCGGAGACGGTGGTCGAAGAGAGTGATCCGAAACCAATGAAAATGAACGGCTCCATGGAGCACAAGGAGTCCGTCGTCAGCGAAGACGTGGAGGCCAGCGTCCCTATGCTCCAGCGCACCAAGACGCGACTCGAGCAGGGCATCGTCGATCGAACGGACACGGGGGTTCTGGATAAGAAAGAAGGCGAGCAGGCCAAGGCTCTCTTTGAAAAAGTCAAGAAGTTCCGAATCCACGTGGAAGAAGGGGACATCGTGTATAGGTTGTACATCCGTCAGACTATTATCAAGGTgatcaaattcattttgatcATCTGCTACACAGGGTATTATGTGAACGATATCAAGTTCAGCGTGGACTGTCACGTGGACATACAAAGTCTGACTGGGTACAACGTATATCGTTGCGCTCATCCCTTGGCTACGCTCTTTAAGATCTTGGCCTGTTTCTACATTAGCTTGGTGGTGGTGTACGGCTTCATCTGCATGTATACTCTGTGCTGGATGTTGCGGCGCTCCCTCAAGAAGTATTCCTTCGAGTCGATTCGAGAAGAGAGCAGCTACAGCGACATACCCGACGTGAAGAACGACTTTGCCTTCATGTTGCACATGATCGATCAGTACGACCCGCTCTACTCCAAGCGCTTTGCCGTCTTCCTCTCCGAAGTGAGCGAAAACAAACTGAGGCAGCTCAACCTCAACAACGAGTGGACACTGGACAAGCTCAGGCAGAGGATAACCAAGAACTCCCAAGAGAAGCTGGAGCTGCaccttttcatgctcagtgGCATTCCAGACACGGTGTTCGACCTGATGGAGCTGGAGGTTCTCAAACTGGAGCTCATACCGGACGTGACCATCCCGCCGATAATCGCTCAGCTCGTCAACCTGCGGGAGATGTGGCTTTACCACACCCCGGCCAAAATCGAAGCTCCGGCGTTGGCTTTTTTGCGGGAGAATTTGAAGTCTCTGCACATCAAATTCACCGACATCAAGGAGATCCCTCTATGGATTTATAGTTTGAAGAATCTCAGTGAGCTTCACCTCACCGGGAATCTCAGCGCTGAGAACAACCGCTACATCGTCATCGATGGGCTGAGGGAGCTGAAAAGGCTCAAGGTTCTTCGTTTAAAGAGCAATCTCACCAAGCTGCCTCAGGTGGTGACCGACGTGGGCATGCACCTCCAGAAGCTGTCCGTCAACAACGAAGGCACCAAGCTGATGGTGCTCAACAGCCTGAAGAAAATGGTCAACCTGACCGAACTGGAGCTGATCCGCTGCGATCTGGAGCGCATACCGCACTCCATCTTCAGCTTGCACAATTTGCAGGAGATCGATCTGAAGGACAACAACCTGAAGACTATCGAGGAGATCATCAGTTTCCAGCACTTGCACAGGCTGGTCTGCCTTAAACTCTGGTATAATCAGATTGCCTACATCCCCATCCAGATTGGCACGCTCATCAATTTAGAGAAACTCTACCTGAACAGAAATAAGATTGGGAAGATTCCCGGCCAGTTGTTTTATTGTCGCAAGCTTCGCTTTCTGGACCTGAGCCACAACAACTTAACCAATATCCCGGCTGACATCGGCTCCCTGCAGAACCTTCAGTACCTTGCCGTGACTGCCAATAGA ATCGAGAGCCTGCCCAATGAGCTGTTCCAGTGCAAGAAACTGCGCACCTTGAACCTGGGTAACAACTGCCTGCAGTCTCTGCCGTCACGTTTCGGCGAGCTGACGGGACTGACGCAACTGGAGCTGAGAGGCAACCGTCTGGAGTGTCTGCCCGTTGAGCTGGCAGAGTGCCGGCAATTAAAGCGAACTGGTCTGGTTGTGGAGGAGGACCTCTTCAACACCCTGCCCACGGAAGTCAAAGAACAGTTGTGGCGGACGGACAAAGAGCAGATATGA
- the ppil3 gene encoding peptidyl-prolyl cis-trans isomerase-like 3: MAVTLHTDLGDIKIEIFCERAPRTCENFLALCASGFYKGCIFHRNIKGFMVQTGDPTGTGKGGTSIWGRKFEDEFSEHLKHNVRGVVSMANNGPNTNGSQFFFTYAKQPHLDMKYTVFGKIIDGLEALDELEKLPVHEKTFRPLTESRIKDVTIHANPFAG; this comes from the exons ATG GCAGTGACCCTTCACACAGATTTAGGAGACatcaaaattgaaatattttgtgaaCGTGCACCAAGAACTTGTGAG AACTTCCTCGCCCTGTGTGCCAGTGGCTTCTACAAAGGATGCATCTTTCACCGAAACATTAAAGGCTTCATGGTGCAAACGGGAGACCCAACAG GCACTGGCAAAGGAGGAACAAGCATATGGGGGCGCAAGTTTGAAGATGAGTTCAgtgaacatttaaaa catAATGTCCGAGGAGTGGTCTCCATGGCAAACAATGGTCCGAATACAAATGGCTCCCAGTTTTTCTTCACCTACGCCAAACAGCCTCATCTGGACATGAAGTATACGGTGTTTGGAAA GATTATCGATGGCTTGGAAGCACTGGATGAGCTTGAAAAACTGCCCGTGCATGAAAAGACCTTCCGACCGTTGACTGAAAGTCGAATTAAAGATGTCACCATTCATGCCAACCCTTTTGCTGGATAG
- the LOC119126945 gene encoding 3-oxoacyl-[acyl-carrier-protein] reductase FabG-like has product MSTSCADLKVSSLKGKVSLITGASSGIGAGTAVLFAKLGAVLALNGRNVENLKKVAKECAECGGGTEPLLVPGDLTDEDTVKKMVEDVIVRFGQLDVLVNNAGILAFGGIQTSDLATYDRIMNVNVRSVYHLTQLCVPQLIKPKGCIVNVSSVAGQRSSASALAYCMSKSAINHFTCCLAVELAPKQVRVNSVCPGVIVTEVFKSAGLGDEETVKFFERCKHSHALGRVGEVDEVARCIAFLASDAASFITGVNLCVDGGYHVQSP; this is encoded by the exons ATGTCAACCTCATGTGCTGATTTAAAA GTATCTTCCCTGAAGGGAAAAGTGAGCCTGATCACCGGTGCCAGCTCAGGTATCGGCGCAGGTACGGCCGTCCTGTTTGCTAAACTTGGAGCTGTTCTGGCTCTCAATGGCAGAAATGTGGAAAATCTGAAGAAAGTGGCCAAGGAGTGTGCAGAGTGTGGTGGAGGAACCGAG CCCTTACTTGTGCCAGGTGACCTCACGGACGAGGACACGGTGAAGAAGATGGTGGAGGATGTCATTGTGCGTTTTGGCCAACTGGACGTCCTGGTGAACAACGCCGGCATCCTGGCCTTCGGCGGCATCCAGACGTCAGACTTGGCGACGTACGACAGAATCATGAACGTCAATGTGAG GTCTGTGTACCATCTGACCCAACTCTGTGTGCCTCAACTGATCAAGCCCAAAGGCTGCATTGTCAACGTATCCAGCGTCGCTGGTCAGAGATCG TCGGCTAGTGCTCTGGCCTATTGCATGTCCAAGTCTGCCATTAACCATTTCACTTGCTGTCTTGCTGTGG AACTGGCACCAAAGCAAGTTCGAGTCAACTCCGTGTG tCCTGGTGTGATCGTCACAGAGGTGTTCAAGAGCGCAGGATTGGGTGATGAGGAGACTGTGAAG ttttttgaaAGGTGCAAGCACAGTCACGCACTTGGCCGAGTGGGCGAAGTGGACGAGGTGGCACGCTGCATCGCCTTCTTGGCATCAGATGCTGCTAGTTTCATCACCGGAGTCAACCTCTGCGTCGATGGGGGCTACCATGTCCAAAgtccataa
- the LOC119126943 gene encoding 3-oxoacyl-[acyl-carrier-protein] reductase FabG-like isoform X1: MASDDAYKVSSLKGKVSLITGASSGIGAGTAVLFAKLGAVLALNGRNVESLKKVAKECAECGGGTEPLLLPGDLTDEDTVKRTVEDVIARFGRLDVLVNSAGILAMGGIETSDLATYDRVMNINVRSVYQLTQLCVPHLVKTKGSVVNVSSVNGQRSFPGVLAYCMSKSAIDQFTRCVALELASKQVRVNSVCPGVIVTEVHKRAGLDEEQYAKELIWNCGRPLVVREGIYSSVAFNLFLEKCKQTHALGRPGEVDEVAHSIAFLASDAATFITGVNLPIDGGRHAMCPR; this comes from the exons ATGGCCTCAGACGATGCATACAAA GTGTCTTCCCTGAAGGGAAAAGTGAGCCTGATCACCGGTGCCAGCTCAGGTATCGGCGCAGGCACGGCCGTCCTGTTTGCCAAACTTGGAGCTGTTCTGGCTCTCAATGGCAGAAATGTGGAGAGTCTGAAAAAGGTGGCCAAGGAGTGTGCCGAGTGTGGTGGAGGAACTGAG CCCTTGCTTTTGCCCGGCGACCTGACGGACGAGGACACGGTGAAGAGGACGGTGGAGGACGTCATCGCGCGCTTCGGCCGACTGGACGTCCTGGTGAACAGCGCCGGCATCCTGGCCATGGGCGGCATCGAGACGTCAGACTTGGCGACGTACGACAGGGTTATGAACATCAACGTCAG ATCTGTGTACCAGCTGACCCAACTCTGCGTGCCTCACCTGGTCAAGACCAAAGGCTCCGTCGTCAACGTATCCAGCGTCAATGGACAGAGATCG TTCCCTGGCGTCCTGGCCTATTGTATGTCCAAGTCAGCCATTGATCAATTCACTCGCTGTGTCGCGCTGG AACTGGCGTCGAAGCAAGTTCGAGTCAACTCAGTGTG TCCTGGTGTGATTGTCACAGAAGTGCACAAGAGGGCAGGACTGGATGAAGAGCAGTATGCTAAG GAATTGATCTGGAATTGTgggcgccctctagtggtacgtGAAGGAATCTACAGTTCAGTTGCATTTAACTTG TTCCTAGAAAAGTGCAAGCAGACTCACGCACTTGGCCGACCGGGCGAAGTGGACGAGGTGGCCCACAGCATCGCCTTCCTGGCATCGGACGCAGCTACTTTCATTACCGGAGTCAACCTTCCCATTGATGGCGGCCGCCACGCTATGTGCCCACGATAA
- the LOC119126943 gene encoding 3-oxoacyl-[acyl-carrier-protein] reductase FabG-like isoform X2, whose amino-acid sequence MASDDAYKVSSLKGKVSLITGASSGIGAGTAVLFAKLGAVLALNGRNVESLKKVAKECAECGGGTEPLLLPGDLTDEDTVKRTVEDVIARFGRLDVLVNSAGILAMGGIETSDLATYDRVMNINVRSVYQLTQLCVPHLVKTKGSVVNVSSVNGQRSFPGVLAYCMSKSAIDQFTRCVALELASKQVRVNSVCPGVIVTEVHKRAGLDEEQYAKFLEKCKQTHALGRPGEVDEVAHSIAFLASDAATFITGVNLPIDGGRHAMCPR is encoded by the exons ATGGCCTCAGACGATGCATACAAA GTGTCTTCCCTGAAGGGAAAAGTGAGCCTGATCACCGGTGCCAGCTCAGGTATCGGCGCAGGCACGGCCGTCCTGTTTGCCAAACTTGGAGCTGTTCTGGCTCTCAATGGCAGAAATGTGGAGAGTCTGAAAAAGGTGGCCAAGGAGTGTGCCGAGTGTGGTGGAGGAACTGAG CCCTTGCTTTTGCCCGGCGACCTGACGGACGAGGACACGGTGAAGAGGACGGTGGAGGACGTCATCGCGCGCTTCGGCCGACTGGACGTCCTGGTGAACAGCGCCGGCATCCTGGCCATGGGCGGCATCGAGACGTCAGACTTGGCGACGTACGACAGGGTTATGAACATCAACGTCAG ATCTGTGTACCAGCTGACCCAACTCTGCGTGCCTCACCTGGTCAAGACCAAAGGCTCCGTCGTCAACGTATCCAGCGTCAATGGACAGAGATCG TTCCCTGGCGTCCTGGCCTATTGTATGTCCAAGTCAGCCATTGATCAATTCACTCGCTGTGTCGCGCTGG AACTGGCGTCGAAGCAAGTTCGAGTCAACTCAGTGTG TCCTGGTGTGATTGTCACAGAAGTGCACAAGAGGGCAGGACTGGATGAAGAGCAGTATGCTAAG TTCCTAGAAAAGTGCAAGCAGACTCACGCACTTGGCCGACCGGGCGAAGTGGACGAGGTGGCCCACAGCATCGCCTTCCTGGCATCGGACGCAGCTACTTTCATTACCGGAGTCAACCTTCCCATTGATGGCGGCCGCCACGCTATGTGCCCACGATAA